In one Bacillus thuringiensis genomic region, the following are encoded:
- the nirD gene encoding nitrite reductase small subunit NirD, whose protein sequence is MIQTKDKIKIMRAEDLPIQIGKEVQMKGISIALFRLSNGDVRAVENRCPHKNGPLAEGIVSGEFVFCPLHDWKISLLTGEVQKPDDGCIQTYEVEVIDGDIYIYM, encoded by the coding sequence ATGATACAAACGAAAGATAAAATAAAAATTATGCGTGCAGAAGACCTTCCTATTCAAATCGGTAAAGAGGTGCAAATGAAAGGTATATCTATCGCCCTATTCCGCCTTTCAAATGGCGATGTTCGAGCTGTAGAAAATCGTTGTCCTCATAAAAACGGACCGTTAGCAGAAGGAATTGTGTCTGGCGAATTCGTCTTTTGTCCACTACATGATTGGAAAATTTCATTACTAACAGGTGAAGTTCAAAAACCTGATGACGGTTGTATTCAAACGTATGAAGTAGAAGTTATTGACGGGGATATTTATATATACATGTAA
- the nirB gene encoding NADPH-nitrite reductase large subunit, translating into MKKRLVMIGNGMAGIRCMEEILKHNSDSYEITILGDEPHPNYNRIMLSHVLQGKTNMQDIIMNEYSWYEENEITLYTNERVQIINREAKIIITEKNRTLTYDKLIIATGSSAFILPVEGSTLPGVTGFRTIEDTQFMIDTAKEKKKAVVIGGGLLGLEAARGLIDLGMDVHVVHLMPNLMEQQLDTKAASLLREDLEAQGMKFLMEKKTVKILGTDHVEGIQFEDGEVVDCDLVVMAVGIRPNTQIAKDAGLIVNRGIVVNDYMLTNDESIYAVGECAEHDGIAYGLVAPLYEQGAILAKHITNLQTDGYSGSIVGTQLKVAGCDLFSAGQIYEDAQTKAISIFDECKRSYKKVLIRDNKVIGIVLYGDTADGTRLFSMLKKEEDIQEYTAASILHKAGEESELNVATMSADDTICGCNGVTKGTIVHAILEQELKTFEEVKGCTKAAGSCGKCRPLVEQVLSHTLGDAFDASVQSTGMCGCTPLSRDKVVAAIHEKGLKSPKEVRNVLGFVLEEGCSKCRPALNYYLRMAIPEEYEDDKSSRFVNERMNGNIQHDGTFSVIPRMYGGVTTADDLMKIAEVAKKYDVPLVKITGASRIGLYGIKKQDLPNVWAELNMTSGYAYSKSLRNVKSCVGSRFCRFGTKDSLGLGMLLEQSLEMVDTPHKMKMGVTGCPRNCAEVLTKDFGVVCVENGYQLYIGGNGGTEVREADFVMIVPTEDDVLRIATAYMQYYRETGIYGERTAYWTERLGFDHIKEILQDANMVTTLNERFQTARGTYKEAWGQAIETKSLKAMYEVETVK; encoded by the coding sequence ATGAAAAAACGTTTAGTTATGATCGGAAATGGTATGGCTGGAATACGCTGTATGGAAGAAATATTAAAACATAATAGTGATTCATATGAGATTACTATTTTGGGAGATGAACCACATCCAAACTACAATCGCATTATGCTCTCTCACGTTTTACAAGGCAAAACAAATATGCAAGATATCATTATGAATGAATACAGTTGGTATGAAGAAAACGAAATAACTTTATATACAAACGAAAGAGTTCAAATTATTAACCGGGAAGCAAAAATCATTATCACCGAAAAAAATCGTACTCTTACATATGACAAACTCATTATCGCAACAGGTTCTAGTGCTTTTATTTTACCTGTTGAAGGTTCTACTCTTCCTGGTGTAACAGGATTTCGAACAATTGAAGATACACAATTTATGATAGACACCGCTAAAGAAAAGAAAAAGGCCGTTGTTATTGGTGGTGGGTTACTTGGTTTAGAAGCCGCAAGAGGTCTTATTGACTTAGGGATGGACGTACATGTTGTTCATTTAATGCCAAACTTAATGGAGCAGCAACTAGATACGAAAGCAGCTTCTCTATTACGCGAAGATTTGGAAGCGCAAGGCATGAAATTTCTAATGGAAAAGAAAACTGTAAAAATTCTTGGTACAGACCATGTTGAGGGCATTCAATTTGAAGATGGTGAAGTTGTAGATTGTGATTTAGTCGTAATGGCTGTCGGAATACGCCCAAATACGCAAATAGCAAAAGATGCTGGTTTAATTGTAAATCGCGGTATTGTAGTCAATGACTATATGCTAACAAATGATGAATCCATTTATGCAGTTGGAGAATGTGCAGAACATGACGGTATCGCATATGGACTTGTTGCTCCTCTTTATGAACAAGGTGCGATATTAGCAAAACATATAACAAATTTACAAACTGATGGATATTCGGGCAGTATTGTCGGTACGCAATTAAAAGTTGCAGGTTGTGATTTATTCTCTGCTGGTCAAATTTATGAAGATGCTCAAACGAAAGCAATATCAATCTTTGATGAATGTAAACGTTCCTATAAAAAAGTATTAATTCGTGACAATAAAGTCATCGGTATCGTTTTATATGGTGACACAGCTGACGGAACACGCCTCTTTAGCATGTTAAAGAAAGAAGAAGATATACAAGAATATACAGCCGCTTCCATTCTTCACAAAGCTGGTGAAGAAAGTGAACTTAACGTTGCTACTATGAGTGCTGATGACACGATTTGCGGATGTAATGGTGTTACGAAAGGCACAATCGTTCACGCCATTTTAGAACAAGAGTTAAAGACTTTTGAAGAAGTTAAAGGCTGTACGAAAGCCGCAGGGTCTTGTGGTAAATGTCGTCCGCTTGTAGAACAAGTTTTATCTCATACACTTGGAGATGCTTTTGATGCTTCTGTGCAGTCTACCGGTATGTGCGGATGTACACCTTTATCACGTGATAAAGTCGTAGCGGCCATTCATGAGAAAGGTTTAAAATCTCCAAAAGAAGTACGAAACGTTCTTGGTTTTGTACTTGAAGAAGGCTGTTCAAAATGTCGTCCTGCTTTAAACTACTATTTACGTATGGCGATTCCAGAAGAATATGAAGATGATAAATCATCCCGTTTCGTGAATGAAAGAATGAATGGTAACATCCAGCACGATGGTACATTCTCTGTTATTCCACGCATGTACGGAGGTGTTACAACAGCTGATGATTTAATGAAAATTGCTGAAGTTGCGAAAAAGTACGATGTTCCACTTGTGAAAATTACAGGTGCGAGCCGAATTGGCTTATACGGTATTAAGAAACAAGATTTACCTAACGTATGGGCTGAATTAAATATGACTTCTGGATATGCGTATTCAAAATCTCTTCGTAATGTAAAATCATGTGTTGGCTCTCGTTTCTGCCGTTTCGGTACGAAAGATTCATTAGGACTTGGTATGTTGCTTGAACAATCATTAGAAATGGTAGATACACCTCATAAAATGAAGATGGGTGTAACGGGCTGTCCGCGTAACTGTGCGGAAGTACTGACGAAAGATTTTGGCGTTGTTTGTGTCGAAAATGGATACCAACTTTATATTGGCGGAAATGGTGGTACGGAAGTACGTGAAGCTGATTTTGTAATGATTGTCCCTACTGAAGATGATGTCCTTCGCATCGCTACAGCTTACATGCAATATTATCGTGAAACTGGTATTTACGGAGAGCGTACTGCCTACTGGACAGAGCGTTTAGGCTTCGATCACATAAAAGAAATACTGCAAGATGCAAATATGGTCACTACACTAAATGAACGCTTCCAAACAGCTCGTGGCACATATAAAGAAGCTTGGGGACAAGCAATAGAAACGAAGTCGTTAAAAGCGATGTATGAAGTAGAAACTGTGAAATAA
- a CDS encoding uroporphyrin-III C-methyltransferase has product MNGYVYLVGAGPGDEGLITKKAIDCLNRADIVLYDRLLNPFFLSYTKETCELIYCGKMPKNHTMRQEMINAHLLQFAKEGKIVVRLKGGDPSIFGRVGEEAETLASANIPYEIVPGITSSIAASSYAGIPLTHRNYSNSVTLLTGHAKGPLTDHGKYNSSHNSDTIAYYMGIKNLPTICENLLQAGKKEDTPIAVIEWGTTGKQRVVTGTLSTIVPIVKNENISNPSMTIVGDVVSLRDQIAWKERKPLHEKKVLFASATNKTSSMKQKLQEAGAEIYQIPTFKKVEYTLTLEQINEIFNVNRLVFCSAESVEILMQSCSKHQKDIRSLQAQLQHMNVATQEKLMQYGLLSKQAEFSSNTTVYLGRNINRIAVIQEKIGAGSYMMTHEYTIDHRFDEIHSRILSEFSWDSIVFEGRASIDTFLAEIKRLGFINILTLPFSYTDVPTLHYANKVGFHNVDHQLQETLMKKDMVRQ; this is encoded by the coding sequence ATGAACGGATATGTATATTTAGTTGGTGCAGGACCAGGTGATGAAGGGCTTATTACAAAGAAAGCGATAGATTGTTTAAATCGTGCAGATATCGTTTTATATGACCGTTTATTAAACCCTTTCTTTCTTAGTTATACAAAAGAAACATGCGAACTTATTTATTGCGGAAAAATGCCAAAGAATCATACTATGCGACAAGAAATGATTAACGCCCACCTCCTTCAATTTGCGAAAGAAGGAAAAATCGTAGTCCGCTTAAAGGGCGGAGATCCATCTATTTTTGGCCGTGTTGGTGAAGAAGCAGAAACTTTAGCATCTGCGAACATTCCATATGAAATTGTACCAGGCATTACATCTAGCATCGCCGCTAGTAGCTATGCTGGCATCCCCCTCACCCACCGCAACTATAGTAATAGCGTCACTTTATTAACTGGGCATGCGAAAGGTCCTTTAACCGATCATGGAAAATATAATTCATCCCACAATAGCGACACAATCGCCTACTACATGGGTATAAAAAACTTACCTACAATTTGCGAAAATTTACTACAAGCAGGCAAAAAGGAAGATACACCAATAGCAGTCATCGAATGGGGTACGACAGGGAAACAGCGCGTTGTCACAGGAACACTTTCAACTATTGTTCCTATCGTCAAAAACGAGAATATTTCTAATCCTTCTATGACAATTGTTGGTGATGTCGTTTCCTTACGGGATCAGATCGCTTGGAAAGAACGTAAACCATTACACGAGAAAAAAGTTTTATTTGCATCTGCAACGAATAAAACAAGTTCAATGAAGCAAAAGTTACAAGAAGCCGGTGCAGAAATATATCAAATTCCTACTTTCAAAAAGGTAGAATACACATTAACACTTGAACAAATCAATGAAATTTTTAACGTTAATCGTCTTGTTTTTTGTTCAGCTGAAAGTGTAGAAATATTGATGCAATCATGTAGTAAACACCAAAAAGATATTCGTTCTTTACAAGCGCAACTACAACATATGAACGTTGCCACTCAAGAAAAACTTATGCAATATGGGCTACTAAGTAAACAAGCAGAGTTCTCTTCCAATACAACAGTTTATTTAGGACGAAACATTAACCGAATTGCTGTTATTCAAGAAAAAATTGGTGCTGGTTCCTATATGATGACTCATGAGTACACAATTGATCATCGCTTCGATGAAATTCATTCACGTATTCTTTCTGAATTCTCATGGGATAGCATTGTATTTGAAGGTCGTGCTTCTATTGATACGTTTCTAGCAGAAATAAAACGCCTTGGCTTTATCAATATTCTTACTCTCCCATTCTCGTATACCGACGTTCCAACTTTACACTATGCAAATAAAGTTGGGTTTCATAACGTAGATCATCAATTACAAGAAACTCTTATGAAGAAAGACATGGTGAGACAATGA